The stretch of DNA AATAGGACGACAATGGGATTTTTTGATTCAGAAATAGTTCAGCAAGAAGCCAAGCAGTTGTTTGAGGATTATCAATCCCTGATCAAACTGGGTAGCAACTACGGCAAATTTGACCGTGAAGGTAAAAAGATGTTCATCTCCCAGATGGAAGCCATGATGGATCGTTACCGCATCTTTATGAAACGGTTTGAGCTTTCAGAGGACTTCATGGCTCAGATGACAGTAGAACAGTTAAAGACACAATTGGGTCAATTTGGGGTAACGCCCCAGCAAATGTTTGAGCAAATGCACTCAACGCTGGAGCGGATGAAGTCAGAACTAGAAAAACAAGTCTAGGGCCGCTCAAAGTCAGAAGCGGGCCGAAAGTTTTCTACTGGTACATTCTGCAAAGCTTGGCTCATAAAATCGCGCCAAACTGGAGCTACCATTGTACCGCCCGTAGCACCGTAGCTCAAAGGTCTGTAATCGTCATTGCCCACCCAAACCGCAACGGCTAACTGCGGTACGTAACCGACAAACCAGATATCGCGCTCCGAAGATGTAGTCCCAGTTTTGCCGGCTGCGGGCCGCCCGATCCTGGCTGCTGTTGCCGTTCCTTGGTTAATCACCCCTTGCAGCACATTATTGAGAGAAGCAGCGGCCCAAGGGTCAAGAACTAGCTTAGGTTTGGGTGTGTTGTCCAGCAAAACGTTGCCGCTGCTGTCAGTTACTTGAGCAATAAAAGTAGTGTCCGATTGCCAACCATTATTAGCAAAGGTAGCAAAAGCCCCAGCCATTTCCAAAGGAGTCAAGTCAACAGCACCCAAAGGCAGAGAAATTACAGGTTCCATCGGACTCTTAATACCCAGAATCCGGCAAACTTCAATTACTTTATTCAGTCCGACTGCCTGACCAATCTTGATCGCCGGCACATTTAACGATACCTCTAAAGCTCTGCGAATACTGACAGCACCAGAAAATCCGCCGCCGCCGTAGTTTTGCGGAGAGTAGTAACCGTCACCATCGCGGTAGCTAACTGGACTATCGTAGACAACAGAATCAGGGGCATATTTGCCAGAGGCAAAAGCAGTATAGTAAACGAAAGGCTTAAAGGCAGAACCAGGTTGTCGCCGAGCTTGAATGGCGCGGTTGTATTGGCTTTTCTTGTAATCTACGCCACCCGCCATTGCCTTAACGAAGTGAGTGCGGGGATCGACAGCCACCAGAGCAATTTGACCTTGATCGTAATCGCGATAAATTCCGTAATTATAAAGACGTTCGTGGGATTCCTTCACCGTAGATTCAGCTAGACGCTGGAGTTTCAAATCGATCGTCGTCTGAACCCGCATCCCCCCCTTGAGAACTGCATCTCGACCGAACCGCTTAGTCAGCTCATCTACCACTGCTTCGGTTACGTAAGGAACCTGACTCTTGCTAAACGAAGTAATCTTTCCCAACTTAATCGGTTGCTTACGAGCGGCACTTTCTTCTTCTGCCGTAATCCATTTAAGCTCCTTCATCCGATTTAAAACAATGAGCTGCCGCTCTTTAGCCACCTCATATTTAACAAAAGGGCTGTACTCTTCGGGAGCTGAAATCAAACCCGCCATCATCGCCCCTTCTGCCAAGGTTAAGTCCGCAGACGACTTGCCAAAATAACTTTGAGCAGCAGTTTCTACCCCGTACAAATTGTGGCCCCAGTAAACCTGATTCAAATACAGATCTAAAATCTGATCTTTCTTAAGAATTTGCTCTAAGCGGATGGCCATCACAGCCTCAGCTATTTTGCGGCTAAATTCGCGCCGAGGAGACAAAAACAGGTTTTTCACTAGCTGCATCGTCATCGTCGAGCCGCCTTCAACGGTTTTGCCTCGCTCCAAGTTGACCAAAAATGCACGCGCAATACCACCAGGGTTAATACCTTTGTGGGTGAAAAAATTACTGTCTTCGATCGCTAAGACTGCTCGCTTCAAGTGGGGCGAAATTTTGTTGAGGGGTACGACATCTCGGTTAGCCTCATCGTGGATACTAGCTATCGGTTTGCCAGTGATGTCATAAATATGGCTCGTTTCTGTGGGAGAGTAGCTTTGCAGGATGCGAACGTCTGGGAGGTTGCGGAAGCTGATCGCTAAACCAACCAGTCCGCCAGCTACTACCGAACTGGCAAGCATCGTGATGCCGAGTATGGTTCCTGCTGTTACTTTACTAACTGACTGAACGAACTCAAAGACGGGAGCCGAGTTTTCCCGCTGGTTATTTTGGATAGCGTTGGTTGACACTTCAGTTCACTTCCTCACTCGATTTGAGATTTAAGATTTGAGATTTGGGGAGAGAGGCGCTTGCGCCTTCTGCTGGCAACAGAGCTTTGGGATTATATTAACTTGATAGTCGTGTGTTTTAAGCTAGAACTTAAGCGTTACTCACTAAAAATCAACCTTTGCGATCGCGACCTTGGGTAGGGCCAGCCAGCCGTCAGGATCGTAATCATAGAAAATGGTAGTGAGTGCTTAAGTTCTGTAAGCATTAATCCAGTGAGTTTAACGAATTCCACCCCGCCTTTGCAAAATATGTCTTCTAATCAAACTTCAACTCTAACTTCCGATTTTTCGCGACTGCTGCGGGGCATCAGCGAGATTTTCCCCAATCAGCCTGATTCTGAGAACCCTGATGAGAATTTAATCCAACGACTGGCAACTACAGACCGACCTTTGCGGATTAAATTAGGTATCGATCCTACTGGAGCCGACATTCACTTAGGACACAGCATCCCTGTTCGCAAACTTCGTGCTTTTCAGGATGCGGGTCATACAGCAGTCTTAATCATCGGTGATTTTACCGCAAGAATTGGCGATCCGACAGGGAAATCTGAGGCCCGCCGCCAGCTAACACCGGAGGATGTGGCTCAAAATGCCCAAACTTACATTGACCAAGTGCGTCCGATTTTAGATTTTGATACCCCTGGACGGTTGGAAATTCGCTATAACTCGGAGTGGCTGTCTAAGCTTGACTTGACAAAAATTTTGGAACTATTGGCGACGATGACGGTGGGGCAGATGCTCGCCAAGGAGGGCTTTGACACCCGATTGGAACAGGGGACTCCGATTTATCTGCATGAGTTCCTTTACCCGTTGATGCAAGGTTATGATTCTGTGGCAGTAGAGGCTGATGTGGAGTTGGGGGGGACTGACCAAAAGTTTAATCTGGCGGTGGGGCGAGATTTGCAGCGCCATTTTCGGATTAGGCCGCAGTTTGGGATGCTAACGCCGATTTTGATCGGGACTGATGGTATTCAGAAGATGTCGAAGTCTCTGAACAATTATGTGGGTTTGTCGGAACATCCGAGTTTGATGTACCAAAAATTGCAACGGGTTCCCGATAATTTGTTAGAGCAATATTTTGAGCTATTGACAGATTTGCCATTGAATGAATTGCCGCCAGATCCGCGACAAAGACAGCAATTGTTAGCCTTTGATGTTGTAAAACAATATTACGATGAGGAGACTGCTATTCAAGCGCGGCAAACGGCGATGACTATTGGTCAAGGTGATACTACACAAGCTGATGCTGTGCCGGAATTTTCTGTGGGAGAGGTCAAGTTTCCCGCGAAGTTGTTTTATATTCTGAGTGCTAGCGGTTTGTGTGCCAGTAGTAATGAAGCTCGGCGGAAGATTCAAGAAAATGGGGTAAAGTTGGATGGCGATCGCGTTTCTGATGTTAATCTTGCTTTTGAGTCGCCTGCTGATTTACAGGATAAGGTTTTGCAGGTGGGGAAAAATAAGTTTGTCCGCTTAGTTCCTTAAAAAAAATCCGTAACGCCGCCATCCTGGCGGTAAGAAACCGCCAGGATGGCGGCGTTACGTAAGTAATGCGTAAGTCCTATTCATATAGGATTGCTATATCAACCGATCATCTTTTTAATCAAATCTACCTTACCCTGATAAGGAGCATAGCGCCATTTCAGATCGAGTAGAAATGATTTTTTCAGGACACTTTTATAATGGGAAAAAGTATCAAAACTCGCCTTGCCATGATAGCTTCCAATCCCACTATCTCCAACTCCCCCAAAAGGTAAAGATGTCACCCCAAATTGCATCACCGTATCATTTATACACACCCCTCCTGACGAAGTTTCATGCAAAACTCGCTGTTGTTTCCCTTTATTTTTCGAGAAAAAATACAAAGCCAAAGGTTTAGGACGAGCATTGATTTTAGCGATCGCTTCCCCTAAATCATCATATTCCAATACTGGCAAGATCGGGCCAAAAATCTCCTCTTTCATCACGGGCGAATCCCAGGAAATCCCATCTATTACTGTCGGAGAAATATATCTATCCTCTAGATTTATCTCGCCGCCAATAATCAATTCTCCCTCTTTCAAAAAATCTGCCAAGCGTCCAAAATGCTTTTGATTGATAATTCGGCAATAGTCAGGACTTTTTGCCGGATTTTCACCGTAAAATTCTTGAATTGATGCCTTAATTGCCTTTAGCAATTCCGGCTTAACTTTCCGATCTACTAACAAATAATCAGGAGCAATACAAGTTTGACCAGCATTGATAAATTTACCCCAGGCAATCCGTTTTGCCGTATATTCAACTTGAATTTCGGAGTCTACAATGCAAGGACTTTTCCCTCCTAATTCCAGAGTTACTGGCGTTAGATGTTTTGCTGCTGCTTCCATCACTACTTGACCGATTTTGATGCCACCAGTAAAGAAGATATGGTCAAATTTTTCTGCTAGTAATTGTTGGCTAATTTCTACTCCACCTTCAACTGCTGCAATATAAGCAGAATCAAAGTTTTGAGAAATTATTTCTGCTACAAGTTTGGAGGTATGAGCAGCTATTTCAGAGGGTTTGAGGATAGCGCAGTTACCCGCCGCGATCGCGCCTACCAAAGGTGACATCATTAACTGAAAAGGGTAATTCCAAGGCCCGATAATTAGCACAACTCCCTTCGGTTCGGGATAAATGCTGGCAGATGCAGGAAATTGATCGATGGAAGTTGGGACTTTCTTCGGTTTTACCCACGATTTTAGGTGCTTAATGGCATGATTGATTTCTGAGACTGTCGCAATTTCAAAATAAGCCTCATACTCTGGTCGATTAAGGTCAGCATTAACAGCTTCTACAATCCGTGATTGATTGAAAGAGATAGCTTCTTTGAGTCGCTTAAGCTGTTCAATCCGAAAGGTTAAGTCTTTGGTCTTGCCAGTTGCAAAAAACTGCCGTTGCCGATCGATCAGGTCGCTGATTGCTACTATGGGATGGTTCATATTTTTGATTTTATATTTATAAATAAATGTTACACCAGTTTATCAAAATAGGGAATCAAGAGGGAAATGCTTTGAT from Kamptonema formosum PCC 6407 encodes:
- the tyrS gene encoding tyrosine--tRNA ligase translates to MSSNQTSTLTSDFSRLLRGISEIFPNQPDSENPDENLIQRLATTDRPLRIKLGIDPTGADIHLGHSIPVRKLRAFQDAGHTAVLIIGDFTARIGDPTGKSEARRQLTPEDVAQNAQTYIDQVRPILDFDTPGRLEIRYNSEWLSKLDLTKILELLATMTVGQMLAKEGFDTRLEQGTPIYLHEFLYPLMQGYDSVAVEADVELGGTDQKFNLAVGRDLQRHFRIRPQFGMLTPILIGTDGIQKMSKSLNNYVGLSEHPSLMYQKLQRVPDNLLEQYFELLTDLPLNELPPDPRQRQQLLAFDVVKQYYDEETAIQARQTAMTIGQGDTTQADAVPEFSVGEVKFPAKLFYILSASGLCASSNEARRKIQENGVKLDGDRVSDVNLAFESPADLQDKVLQVGKNKFVRLVP
- a CDS encoding transglycosylase domain-containing protein; its protein translation is MSTNAIQNNQRENSAPVFEFVQSVSKVTAGTILGITMLASSVVAGGLVGLAISFRNLPDVRILQSYSPTETSHIYDITGKPIASIHDEANRDVVPLNKISPHLKRAVLAIEDSNFFTHKGINPGGIARAFLVNLERGKTVEGGSTMTMQLVKNLFLSPRREFSRKIAEAVMAIRLEQILKKDQILDLYLNQVYWGHNLYGVETAAQSYFGKSSADLTLAEGAMMAGLISAPEEYSPFVKYEVAKERQLIVLNRMKELKWITAEEESAARKQPIKLGKITSFSKSQVPYVTEAVVDELTKRFGRDAVLKGGMRVQTTIDLKLQRLAESTVKESHERLYNYGIYRDYDQGQIALVAVDPRTHFVKAMAGGVDYKKSQYNRAIQARRQPGSAFKPFVYYTAFASGKYAPDSVVYDSPVSYRDGDGYYSPQNYGGGGFSGAVSIRRALEVSLNVPAIKIGQAVGLNKVIEVCRILGIKSPMEPVISLPLGAVDLTPLEMAGAFATFANNGWQSDTTFIAQVTDSSGNVLLDNTPKPKLVLDPWAAASLNNVLQGVINQGTATAARIGRPAAGKTGTTSSERDIWFVGYVPQLAVAVWVGNDDYRPLSYGATGGTMVAPVWRDFMSQALQNVPVENFRPASDFERP
- a CDS encoding DUF1825 family protein, whose amino-acid sequence is MGFFDSEIVQQEAKQLFEDYQSLIKLGSNYGKFDREGKKMFISQMEAMMDRYRIFMKRFELSEDFMAQMTVEQLKTQLGQFGVTPQQMFEQMHSTLERMKSELEKQV
- a CDS encoding aldehyde dehydrogenase, whose product is MNHPIVAISDLIDRQRQFFATGKTKDLTFRIEQLKRLKEAISFNQSRIVEAVNADLNRPEYEAYFEIATVSEINHAIKHLKSWVKPKKVPTSIDQFPASASIYPEPKGVVLIIGPWNYPFQLMMSPLVGAIAAGNCAILKPSEIAAHTSKLVAEIISQNFDSAYIAAVEGGVEISQQLLAEKFDHIFFTGGIKIGQVVMEAAAKHLTPVTLELGGKSPCIVDSEIQVEYTAKRIAWGKFINAGQTCIAPDYLLVDRKVKPELLKAIKASIQEFYGENPAKSPDYCRIINQKHFGRLADFLKEGELIIGGEINLEDRYISPTVIDGISWDSPVMKEEIFGPILPVLEYDDLGEAIAKINARPKPLALYFFSKNKGKQQRVLHETSSGGVCINDTVMQFGVTSLPFGGVGDSGIGSYHGKASFDTFSHYKSVLKKSFLLDLKWRYAPYQGKVDLIKKMIG